A region of the Bacillus sp. NP247 genome:
TCCTCTTACATTCCAACAAGAAGAAACAATTCCATGTATCGCTCACGCTGTTTCAATTGAATTTGGAGGTGCAACGTAATGATTTTTTTCTGGGCTTTCGTCATTGGTGGACTTATATGCGTAATCGGGCAACTTATGTTTGATGTCGGCAAACTTACACCTGCACATACGATGGCAACGCTCGTTGTTGCTGGAGCTATATTAGACGGATTCAATTTGTATGAACCACTAATTGATTTCGCTGGGGCCGGGGCAACAGTACCAATTACAAGCTTCGGTAATGCCCTCGTTCACGGCGCGATGGAAGAAGCAGCTAAACATGGAATCGTCGGCGTAATTACCGGTATGTTTAAAGTAACGAGTGCTGGTGTATCAGCAGCTATTATTTTCGGATTCATTGGAGCATTGCTATTCAAACCGAAAGGATAAGAGGTGTTTTCATGACTGTTATCGCTAGCGTAAAAACCTGCCTTGCAAGTGTAAGGGGCGCTCAAGCAAGTTTAAGCTCTCTTTCATTAAATTCACAGGACGCGGAATCAAAACGCGTATTTCATGAATGTATGTTAGAAATGGACAGCGTCATCGCTGATTTAAAGGATAGAATTTCAGTATTAGAACGTGAAGAACCTCAATATAAAGGGTTTTAAGTAGACTGGAGGAAATGACTATGTCTCACCTGCCCGAATGGACACTCGTTATTCTTCGCTCTGTATTCATATTAATCATTTTATTCGCTATTACGAAATGGCTAGGGAAAAGACAAATCTCTCAGCTCTCCTTTTTTGAATACATAGCCGGAATGACAATCGGTGACATCGCTGCCCAAGTATCTACAGGGCTCGATTCAAAATTTTTCCACGGCGTCTTTGCGATACTCATTTTCGCTGTAGTACCTTTTTTCACAGGAATCCTCTCCTTAAAGAACAAAACAGCTCGGGACTTCTTTGAAGGAAAATCTACCGTATTAATAAAAGATGGAAAAATACTCGAAGATAACTTAAAGAAAGAAAAATATACAAGTGACGAATTACTTGAACTACTCCGAGGAAAAGATGCGTTCAGCGTAGCTGATGTTGAATTTGCAGTACTAGAACCGAGCGGTGAATTAAATGTATTATTAAAGAAAGATCGCCAACCACTTACAGCAAAAGACGTAGGCTTAAAAGTACCAAACGAGAAGGAACCACAAACTGTTATTATGGATGGAAATATACTAGATGAACCTCTGTCATCAAGCGGGCATAACCGGGCTTGGCTACATTCAGAATTAGAAAAACTCGGCGTTGTCATCGAAAATGTCTTTCTCGGTCAAGTTGACTCATACGGACAACTCACTATCGACATTTATAATGACAAACTCCAAATGCCTTCTCCTCAAAACAAACCTTTATTATTAGCATCTTTAAAAAAATGCCATGCTGATCTTGAACTATTTTCTTTAGAAACAAAGTCGAAATCAGCTAGCGAAATGTATAGTAAAAACGCGAAACAAATCGAAAAGATTTTAAATAGAGTAACCTATCTTTTAAAAGAATAAATACCGAAAGAACGCTTCAATCAAAAGGCGTTCTTTTCTTTTTTCCTACAGTTTTCATGACGTTTAAATTTATGTAATTCGGTTATGATGTTGAAGATACATAAGCAGGGAATTTCAAAAACATAGCGAATATTTCATGATACAACTACATATTTTTTTGATTTAAAGTGGTTTCGTTTGACCTTTATTGACCATAATTGTATTATAAACTAAGAAAGCTTTCAAAGGAGGAAATAACAGATGAATTTAATTCCTACAGTAATTGAACAAACAAATCGTGGAGAACGCGCTTACGATATTTACTCTCGACTATTAAAAGACCGCATCATTATGCTTGGTAGCGCAATTGATGACAACGTAGCAAACTCAATCGTTTCCCAGCTTTTATTCTTGGAATCTCAAGATCCAGAAAAAGATATTCACATCTATATCAACAGCCCTGGTGGTTCTATCACAGCTGGTATGGCAATTTACGATACAATGCAGTTTATTAAACCACAAGTATCAACAATCTGTATCGGTATGGCTGCATCTATGGGTGCATTCTTACTTGCAGCAGGTGAAAAAGGAAAACGTTTCGCTCTTCCTAACAGTGAAGTAATGATTCACCAACCACTTGGTGGTGCACAAGGTCAAGCGACTGAAATCGAAATCGCTGCAAAACGCATCCTATTCTTACGTGAAAAATTAAACCAAATCCTTGCTGACCGCACAGGTCAACCACTTGAAGTTCTACAACGCGACACAGACCGCGACAACTTCATGACAGCAGAAAGAGCTCTAGAATACGGTTTAATCGATAAGATCTTTACAAATCGTTAATAACTAAAAGCAGAGGCGGCTCGTTCAGAATTGCAGGGCGATGGAGCCCCTGATTCCGAGGCGCTTTTTGCCTCGAATCAAGGGGCGAAACGACCGGAGATTCTAGCCGCTGGAGCTGGATATACTAAAAGCAGAGGCGGCTCGTTCAGCTCTGACTGGCTAAGGTTCTTTCGCATAAAAGGCGCTTTTTGCCTTCTTATGCGGAAGGTTCTTAGACACGAAGAGCTAGCCACTGGAGCTAGATATAACTAAAAGCGGAAGCGCCCTATTACAGGGCGCTTTTTTATCATGTACTCCCGCGCACATACCCCATCTTGTATTTACCGAGATATATCAGCGATTTTTCAATTATATCGAACACAACTCAAATTATATCAGCGATTTTTTCAATATATCGACTTACCGACAAGCACGAACCACCAACATACCCGACTGATTGTTACCCCGCACCAAACAGAATGCCCGCAAGTAACAAAACAAAAAAGCTATCGCACATTCGCGATAGCCTTTTATTGTACATATGCAGCTAATGCTTCCAAAGCCTCTTCTGCATCTGAACCTTCTGTTGTGATTGTAATCATGCTACCAGTTCCGATTGCTAAGCTCATAATCCCCATTATGCTCTTTGCATTAACCGTCTTTCCATCTTTCTCAATGAAAATATCAGAATGAAAGCGATTCGCCTCTTGTACAAACAACGCAGCCGGACGTGCTTGTAAGCCGTTTTTTAATGCAACTTTAACCAGTTTTTGAACCACAGCTCCATTTCCCCTTTAACCTCTTATTTTTTTGCTACTGTTTCCCCCGCGCGTAATTTCTCTGCAATTTCATCGATTTTACGCAAACGATGATTAATACCCGATTTACTAATTTTCCCCCCGGATACCATCTCACCTAACTCTTTCAATGTTACATCTTGATAATCTCTTCGTAACTGTGCAATTTCTCTTAATTTATCTGGCAAAATATCAAGCCCAACCGTCTCATCAATATAGCGGATGTTCTCAATTTGCCTTAGCGCTGCACCAATTGTTTTATTTAAATTAGCTGTTTCGCAGTTAACTAAACGATTTACTGAATTACGCATATCGCGAACAATTCGAATATCTTCAAATCTTAAAAGTGCATTATGAGCACCTATAATATTTAAAAACTCTGTAATTTTCTCAGCTTCTTTCAAATACGTAATGTACCCTTTTCTTCTTTCCAACGTCTTACTATTTAAATCAAATCCGTTCATCAGTTCACATATAGAATCATTATGTTCCTTATATAACGAAAAGATCTCTAAATGATAAGATGATGTTTCTGGGTTATTTACTGAACCACCTGCTAAAAATGCACCGCGTAAATACGATCGTTTACAACATTTCTTCTCGATTAATCCCTGTGATATATTTCGAATAAACGAAAAGTCATCTCGAACAATGTGAAGATCTGCTAATATTTCGCGAGACTTCTCAACAAGCCGCACGATATATACATTATTTTTCTTCAATCGCATTTTTTTACGAACAAGTAATTCTACCGTCACATCATATCCCTTTTTCAAAAGCGTATAAATCCTTCTTGCAATTGCTGCATTTTCCGTTTGAATATCGATAGATAGGCGACGGTTTGAAAAAGAAAGCGATCCGTTCATTCGAAGCAACGCCGATAATTCTGATTTCTCGCAGCATTCCTTCATTTCAAGGTTGGTCAACTCTTTCTTTGTTTCTGATGCAAATGACACAGTCAACACCTCCTTATACTATTACTTTGGAACAAAAATCTTGTCCTATATGAATGAGGAGCGTTACCTCAAACGAGGCAACGCACATTTATAACAATGAATATAAAATAGAAGCTAACTTTAATGTATCATGTCTTACAACACGATCATCATATTTCGCTAATTGATCTTGAATGATTTCAATATTATGTTCAGCAAAACGATCTGTATCCAGTACAACTGGTTCCGACATTTCTTCCTCATATAAATTACGTAATTCACGAGGAATATCACGATTATTTACAATCACAGTGTCGATAAATGGTTTACCTAAATGATCATGTAACGCCTGCACGTGATCAAACGCAGTATAACCCTTCGTTTCGCCCGCTTGCGTCATAACATTACATACATATACCTTCTTCGCTTTCGCAGCAAGAACAGCGTCTCCAATTTTGTTAACAACTAAATTCGGTAATATACTTGTGTACAGACTTCCTGGACCGAAAACAAGCAAATCAGCTCGTTTAATTTCCGTCAACGTTTCACATAACGGTTCTACATCTTCTGGAGTTAAAAAGACACGATTAATCTTCTTCCCGAAATAAGGAATCTTGGATTCACCTGTTACAATTTCTCCATCTTCTAATTCTGCATGAAGTACCGCACTTTGATTCGCTGCTGGCAATACACGTCCTCTGACATTTAATACTTTACTCGTTTCCGTAATCGCATGGTAAAAGTCTCCTGTAATCGAAGTCATACCTGCCAATAGTAAATTTCCTAACGCATGCCCTTTCAGTCCGTCCCCAGTGGTAAAACGGTGCTGAAATAAAGCTTCCACTAATGGTTCTACATCCGATAACGCAACAAGTACGTTACGAATATCACCTGGAGGTGGAATTTCTAGCTCATCACGCAGTCTACCTGAACTGCCTCCATCGTCGGCTACTGTTACAACTGCTGTAATATCAACAGGATATTGTTTTAATCCTCTTAATAAAACAGAAAGTCCAGTTCCACCTCCCATGATAACAATTTTAGGTTTTCTCTCTTTTTTCATCCCTTAATGGCCCTTTCTCTTCTCCACATCACGATGAGATACATGAACGCTATACTCTGGTTTCAAATGTTTCCCAAGGTACTCTGTAAGCGTAACAGAACGATGTTGCCCACCTGTACATCCAATAGCAATTACAAGTTGACTCTTACCTTCTCTTTTATAATGAGGCAGCATGAAAGTAATAAGATCCGTCAATTTCTCTAAAAACTTATGTGTTTCATTAAATTTCAACACATACGACGAAACTTCTTCATCCAGTCCTGTTAATGGCTTCATATGTGGAATATAATATGGATTTGGTAAAAAACGAACATCAAATACTAAATCAGCATCAATTGGAATTCCGTACTTAAATCCAAATGACATAACATTTACACGGAATGCTTGCTCAGTTTCTGTTGAGAACAAGTGAACAATTTTCTCTCGTAATTCTTTCGGTTTCAAATCAGATGTATCAAGCACAATATTCGCTCGCGCCTTCATATCAGTTAATAGACCACGCTCAGCTTCGATTCCCTTTAACGGCAAGCCAGTTGGCGCAAGTGGATGCGAACGTCTCGTTTCTTTATAGCGAGTTACAAGTGTGCTATCTTTCGCATCTAAAAATAAAATATGAGGAATAATCCATGTGCGTTCTGATAAATCATCAAGTGCTCCCCATAAATATTCAAAAAACTCTCGGCCACGTAAATCAATACCGAGTGCTACTTTATTCATTTTACCTTTTGAATCCGCCATAAGTTCAATAAACTTCGGCAATAACATCGGTGGTAAATTATCTACACAAAAATATCCTAAATCTTCAAAACTTTGTAACGCTACCGTTTTTCCAGCTCCAGACATCCCTGTAATAATTACCATTTTTATATCATTATTCTCTGTCATCGTATCCTCTCCTTGCAGGTTTAACTCGGATCTAATCGATATGAAAGCAACTCAAAATCTGGGGTATATACAAATGTACCGTAGATTATACCATTCCCTTTAATTAAATAATCAATAATGTGATAATCTCCTGGTGCCATCGCTAAATCATCAATTTTATCAAATGTATGCCAACCAATGATGCCTTCTTCGCTCTCTAATTTGTTTTCTCCTGCAAAATCTGTTGCTAAAAAGGAGAACATCATCCATTCAGAAACAACTTTATCACCTTCTTGGATGACAAAAGTGAAGACCCCTTTTAATGCTGGATTCTTTAAATAAATACCTGTTTCTTCACGATACTCGCGAACAACGGAATCTCTTACTGTCTCACCACGCTCCATTTTCCCGCCCGGTGCAACCCACCAATTTCGGCGAGGTTTTTGGAGTAAGAGTACTTCATTATCTCTAATTAACACACAGTTTGTCACTCTTTGCATGTTTCTTCACCTCAGCTACTTGCAGCAAAATTTTTCACTGCATACTCATTTCATTATACTATCAAAAACAGTTTGCTACAACGAAGGTGCCAGTCCCCTTTTGCTAAGCAATTGTAAAAAATCTTTCTATAACAAGCTAGCAAAATGCCTTACTTCCCATGAATAGCACATAAAAATCCCCTTAACGTTTTTACCGTTAAGGGGACGAGAAATCCTTATTTTTTACCGAAATAAGTAACAACCGCGAATCCTAAAATAAAAGTAATAATTGAACTTACAATTGAAATTCCACCAGTCGGAATACCAGGGAACACAATGACAATCGACCCGATAACGAGCCCAATAATTGCCGCAAATGTCATACTTTTATAACGATCTAATAAAAAGCTAATTCCTTTACTACTTACAACAAATCCGGCCATCACGCCAGCACCAATAACCACGATTAACGGTAAATTGAGTGTAGTTAAAGCGTTAATTGCTGTCGGGTACACACCAATAATTAATAAAATAAACGATCCGCTAATTCCAGGAAGAAGCATAGCCATACTAGCCATCCATCCTGCGAAAAATAAACCAATTGCATTTAAAATTGTTAACGTCGTAATCGGATCAGCTGCCTTATCTGGTTTAAAGAATGCTGTTATCGCAACAAGAATTGCTGCAATTATTAATAAGGCGATATGGCCGCCTTTAAACGTTGCCTTTGCATCAGCTTCTCTCATTAACATCGGTAATATACTAATAATTAAACCGAGGAAGAAAAATTGAGTCGGTTCATAATGATTTGCTAATAAATATTTAATAACGTGACTTAACGTTAGAAAAGCTGCCGCTACACCCGCTGCAAGTGGGATTAAAAACGCTAAATGTTTTTTCCATTCGCGACTAAAGAATCCGCTAATTGCTGCGAGCAATTGTTCATAAATCCCTAACACAACAGCGATTGTTCCGCCGCTCACACCAGGAATTAAATCACTAACGCCCATACAAAATCCACGATATATATTACGCCATTCCATACTGAATAAATTCCTCATTTCTTATAGTGATTTTTTTCGTAAAGTCCAGTATATCAATAAGAAAACTTATAATCCTAATTGTTTTTGACAAAACTTTGACATTTTCACAAAAAAAAGAAAGCTCCTATCGGTAGCTTTCTTCTCAAAAGGTATATTACCCCTTATTTTTCTGTTACAGTTTTTAATTCTTCTAATAACTCTTCTACGTAGTGCTGTGCACTCTGCGCTGCAATACTACCATCGCCTGTTGCAGTTACAATTTGACGAAGCATTTTTTCACGAACATCACCAGCTGCGAAAATACCAGGAACTTTCGTTTCCATACGCTCGTTCGTTTCAACATAACCATTTTCATTTGTAATACCTAGCTCAACAAACGGTTTTGATAGTGGTAGCATACCGATGTATATGAAAACGCCGTCAGTTTTAACTTCTTGTTCTTCTCCGCTGTTTACATCTACAAGTGTTACGCTTCCTACTTTACCATTTGCATCGTTAATTTCTTTTATAGTGTGATTCCAAATGAAATCTACTTTCTCATTTTGGAAAGCACGATCTTGTAAAATTTTCTGTGCACGAAGAGTGTCACGACGGTGAACGATTGTTACTTTTGATGCGAAGCGTGTTAAGAACACACCCTCTTCAACAGCAGAATCTCCGCCGCCAATAACAACAAGTTCTTTCCCTTTAAAGAATGCACCATCACATACTGCACAATACGATACACCGCGGCCGCCAAGTTCTGTTTCACCTGGCACACCAATTTTTTTATACTCTGCACCGCTTGCAACGATAATTGCACGTGCTTTATATTCTTTTTTGCCAGCAATAATTGTTTTGTACTCTTTACCATCGATGATTGCTTTCACATCACCGTATGCATATTCAGCACCAAATTTCTTCGCATGCTCAAACATTTTATTTGATAAGTCTGGTCCTAAAATAGACTCATAACCTGGATAGTTCTCTACATCTTCTGTATTTGCCATTTGTCCACCTGGAATACCACGCTCAAGCATCAGTGTGCTTAAATTCGCACGAGATGTATATACCGCAGCTGTCATACCAGCTGGTCCTGCACCAATAATAATGACATCATAAATTTTTTCTTCTGACACACTATTCACTCCCATTCATACACATTAAGTTACCCTCATTATACTGTTAGCATCATTTTTTTCCCAATGATTTGCCTATCCTACATGTGCGTGCGCTTAACAGCCTGCACATACTTTCGTACAGTCGCTACAGATACATTATATACATCACCAAGCTCTGCCTGTGTCATCTTATTTCTTTGTTCGCCGCGCACAATGTATTCAATTGCCGCTGACCAACCGTACACATTTGTAAAAGTCGCTCCAGATGTATATAAACGTATGAACGTACAAAACCAAAAATTTAAACACTCTTCGATTAATTCATCGTCTTTTTTCGTATAATTGTATAATGCATCCGCGATTCGTACGCACTGTTCAAATTGCTGTAAATCAGCTGGGATGCTTTTATGACTATTAAGTAAAAAGAAATATTTTGCAAGTTGCGATACGATTGGAACACCATTTTTCGCTTGCGTTACATCAAAGAAGAATCCAATCTTCTCTGGTGTTGACAATTCATTCATTAAATATAAGGCTAGCATTTTCTCTTCTAGCGTCGTACTTTGCTGAAATGATTTTCGTAACTCTTCAAATAAAAGATTTTGTCCTTCATCTGCTAAATTCAGTGCATTCCACGGTTCTTTTCCTTTTTTATCAGGATGCAATTCCACAACATGTTGCCACAGTTTTTCAGCTACTTGCTGTTCCTTCACCATATACGCAGAGTATGCAAACCAGTAATAAAAACTAACGTCTCCTTCGTACCCTTGACGCTTTAATACTTTGAACCATTTATATGCAGGTTCAAAATGACCAATTGTTGCAAGCGTTGTTCCAAGTTTCAAACGATGCTCAAATGAAATTGGATATACCGAAACTAACTGCCCTGCTAATGACTCTACTTGCTTATGCTCTCCAATGGAATATAGAAAAATAAGCGTATTACAAAGCGCATGCATATTACCAGGACTTTTCTCTAAAATCATTTCTGTTAACTTAAGCGCTTGATCTACATTACCTGATTGAAAATGTGCAATCGCTAAATTATTATGGCCCGACCAAAATTCTGGATATTCTTTCGTAACAACTTCTAGTGTAGCAATCGCCTCTTCTAATTGTCCGTTACGAATGTATCGGTTCGCTTCTTCTTGCATAACAATTAGCTCATCTTCATCCTCAATCTCTTCCTCACCCATTGCTTCTTCTTCCATAATCTCAAGCAATTCTAATGTATCTTCTACGAATTCCTTCTCTTCCGCAACTTCTAAATATCGCTCTGCATACTTCTTCGCCTGTTGAAACAAGCCCATATATGCATAATTATTTGAAATAAAATAATAGCATTGCTCAAGTTCCGGATTGGATCTAACAAGCTTTAGAAATATCTGATTCGACTCTTGATATTCACCAGATTCAGATAATGCTATTGCTAGTTGGCATAAAATAAACGGCTCCTTCTCGCTTTGTGACGCTCTTCGAAAATATTTAATTGCATCTTGCAATTTTTGCCCTTTATAAGCCCTCATCCCTTTTTTATAAAAGAAGTCCGCTAACTGATTAAAAGAGATAACTTGTCCGTTCTCCTTATATATTCTTTGATTTTTCCCCATATATCCTCCAGTTTTTTGTTTTCTTCGTTCACACATTCTTCTATCTATAAGTATAAACGATTCCGTAAAAAACAAAACAGTATATTATAATCAATTATTTCCTTTTTATTCATAAAAAGAGAAGAGAAATGTTACATTTTTAACATCAACCTTCTCTAGTGGCCATTTCCTCTTTCGTATAAATAATACGCATCGGATTTCCGCCTACGAAAGCGCCGCCTGGTACATCTTTATGGACAAGTGTGCCTGCAGAAACGATAGCACCATCTCCAATCGTCACACCTGGTAAAACTGTCGTATTCGCTCCAATCATAACTTCATTCCCTATGACGATTTCTCCGAGTCGATACTCACGAATTAAATATTCATGTGCTAAAAGCGTTGTATTATAGCCGATAATTGAATTGTCTCCCACAGTAATCTTTTCTGGAAACATAATATCTGGCATTACCATAAGTGCAAACGACGTTTTCTTTCCTACTTCCATCCGTAAAAACGTGCGATATAACCAATTCTTCACGGATAAAAATGGCGTGTAACGTGCGATTTGGATGATAATAAAGTTTTTCATTACCTTCCAAAAAGAAACTGTTTTATACACATTCCACAATGAATTTTCTCCTGAAACAGGATAGCGCGTTGTCCGTCGCACTGAACTCTCTCCTCTACTTATATAAAGTGACACTTTAACCGATAGGAACCCTTTTCCCCTCTGATTACTAACTCTCATCAATCAAGCATTTACAGGCAGGAATCTTACTACCCGTTAATACGGGACAAAATCGGTAGTAAATCACTCATTTTATCTAGCACATAATCTGGTTTATACGCTTCTAAATATGCTCTACCTTTCAATGTCCATGAAACCGCTACTGTTTTCGTACCTGCATTTTGTCCACCGACGATATCATGATGATTATCACCAACCATCAATGTTTCTTCTGGCTTTGCATCTAATAATTTCAATGCTTTTTGAAGTGGTTCTGGATGTGGTTTCACATGTTCCACATCATCAATCGTCACGACAACATCAAAAAACTGATCAAGTTTTGAAAGCTTTAATCCCATTTCAACCGTCTGTCTCGCTTTCGTTGTAACGATGCCGATTTTATAACCTTGCTTCTTCAATTCTTGAACCGTTTCATATACAGTTTCATATTCTTCCACTAATTCATCATGATGCTCATGATTAA
Encoded here:
- the spoVAE gene encoding stage V sporulation protein AE; protein product: MIFFWAFVIGGLICVIGQLMFDVGKLTPAHTMATLVVAGAILDGFNLYEPLIDFAGAGATVPITSFGNALVHGAMEEAAKHGIVGVITGMFKVTSAGVSAAIIFGFIGALLFKPKG
- a CDS encoding DUF1657 domain-containing protein; this encodes MTVIASVKTCLASVRGAQASLSSLSLNSQDAESKRVFHECMLEMDSVIADLKDRISVLEREEPQYKGF
- a CDS encoding DUF421 domain-containing protein encodes the protein MSHLPEWTLVILRSVFILIILFAITKWLGKRQISQLSFFEYIAGMTIGDIAAQVSTGLDSKFFHGVFAILIFAVVPFFTGILSLKNKTARDFFEGKSTVLIKDGKILEDNLKKEKYTSDELLELLRGKDAFSVADVEFAVLEPSGELNVLLKKDRQPLTAKDVGLKVPNEKEPQTVIMDGNILDEPLSSSGHNRAWLHSELEKLGVVIENVFLGQVDSYGQLTIDIYNDKLQMPSPQNKPLLLASLKKCHADLELFSLETKSKSASEMYSKNAKQIEKILNRVTYLLKE
- the clpP gene encoding ATP-dependent Clp endopeptidase proteolytic subunit ClpP, whose product is MNLIPTVIEQTNRGERAYDIYSRLLKDRIIMLGSAIDDNVANSIVSQLLFLESQDPEKDIHIYINSPGGSITAGMAIYDTMQFIKPQVSTICIGMAASMGAFLLAAGEKGKRFALPNSEVMIHQPLGGAQGQATEIEIAAKRILFLREKLNQILADRTGQPLEVLQRDTDRDNFMTAERALEYGLIDKIFTNR
- a CDS encoding HPr family phosphocarrier protein; protein product: MVQKLVKVALKNGLQARPAALFVQEANRFHSDIFIEKDGKTVNAKSIMGIMSLAIGTGSMITITTEGSDAEEALEALAAYVQ
- the whiA gene encoding DNA-binding protein WhiA → MSFASETKKELTNLEMKECCEKSELSALLRMNGSLSFSNRRLSIDIQTENAAIARRIYTLLKKGYDVTVELLVRKKMRLKKNNVYIVRLVEKSREILADLHIVRDDFSFIRNISQGLIEKKCCKRSYLRGAFLAGGSVNNPETSSYHLEIFSLYKEHNDSICELMNGFDLNSKTLERRKGYITYLKEAEKITEFLNIIGAHNALLRFEDIRIVRDMRNSVNRLVNCETANLNKTIGAALRQIENIRYIDETVGLDILPDKLREIAQLRRDYQDVTLKELGEMVSGGKISKSGINHRLRKIDEIAEKLRAGETVAKK
- the yvcK gene encoding YvcK family protein is translated as MKKERKPKIVIMGGGTGLSVLLRGLKQYPVDITAVVTVADDGGSSGRLRDELEIPPPGDIRNVLVALSDVEPLVEALFQHRFTTGDGLKGHALGNLLLAGMTSITGDFYHAITETSKVLNVRGRVLPAANQSAVLHAELEDGEIVTGESKIPYFGKKINRVFLTPEDVEPLCETLTEIKRADLLVFGPGSLYTSILPNLVVNKIGDAVLAAKAKKVYVCNVMTQAGETKGYTAFDHVQALHDHLGKPFIDTVIVNNRDIPRELRNLYEEEMSEPVVLDTDRFAEHNIEIIQDQLAKYDDRVVRHDTLKLASILYSLL
- the rapZ gene encoding RNase adapter RapZ, which codes for MTENNDIKMVIITGMSGAGKTVALQSFEDLGYFCVDNLPPMLLPKFIELMADSKGKMNKVALGIDLRGREFFEYLWGALDDLSERTWIIPHILFLDAKDSTLVTRYKETRRSHPLAPTGLPLKGIEAERGLLTDMKARANIVLDTSDLKPKELREKIVHLFSTETEQAFRVNVMSFGFKYGIPIDADLVFDVRFLPNPYYIPHMKPLTGLDEEVSSYVLKFNETHKFLEKLTDLITFMLPHYKREGKSQLVIAIGCTGGQHRSVTLTEYLGKHLKPEYSVHVSHRDVEKRKGH
- a CDS encoding 8-oxo-dGTP diphosphatase, producing MQRVTNCVLIRDNEVLLLQKPRRNWWVAPGGKMERGETVRDSVVREYREETGIYLKNPALKGVFTFVIQEGDKVVSEWMMFSFLATDFAGENKLESEEGIIGWHTFDKIDDLAMAPGDYHIIDYLIKGNGIIYGTFVYTPDFELLSYRLDPS
- a CDS encoding DUF368 domain-containing protein, which gives rise to MEWRNIYRGFCMGVSDLIPGVSGGTIAVVLGIYEQLLAAISGFFSREWKKHLAFLIPLAAGVAAAFLTLSHVIKYLLANHYEPTQFFFLGLIISILPMLMREADAKATFKGGHIALLIIAAILVAITAFFKPDKAADPITTLTILNAIGLFFAGWMASMAMLLPGISGSFILLIIGVYPTAINALTTLNLPLIVVIGAGVMAGFVVSSKGISFLLDRYKSMTFAAIIGLVIGSIVIVFPGIPTGGISIVSSIITFILGFAVVTYFGKK
- the trxB gene encoding thioredoxin-disulfide reductase; translation: MSEEKIYDVIIIGAGPAGMTAAVYTSRANLSTLMLERGIPGGQMANTEDVENYPGYESILGPDLSNKMFEHAKKFGAEYAYGDVKAIIDGKEYKTIIAGKKEYKARAIIVASGAEYKKIGVPGETELGGRGVSYCAVCDGAFFKGKELVVIGGGDSAVEEGVFLTRFASKVTIVHRRDTLRAQKILQDRAFQNEKVDFIWNHTIKEINDANGKVGSVTLVDVNSGEEQEVKTDGVFIYIGMLPLSKPFVELGITNENGYVETNERMETKVPGIFAAGDVREKMLRQIVTATGDGSIAAQSAQHYVEELLEELKTVTEK
- a CDS encoding tetratricopeptide repeat protein; this encodes MGKNQRIYKENGQVISFNQLADFFYKKGMRAYKGQKLQDAIKYFRRASQSEKEPFILCQLAIALSESGEYQESNQIFLKLVRSNPELEQCYYFISNNYAYMGLFQQAKKYAERYLEVAEEKEFVEDTLELLEIMEEEAMGEEEIEDEDELIVMQEEANRYIRNGQLEEAIATLEVVTKEYPEFWSGHNNLAIAHFQSGNVDQALKLTEMILEKSPGNMHALCNTLIFLYSIGEHKQVESLAGQLVSVYPISFEHRLKLGTTLATIGHFEPAYKWFKVLKRQGYEGDVSFYYWFAYSAYMVKEQQVAEKLWQHVVELHPDKKGKEPWNALNLADEGQNLLFEELRKSFQQSTTLEEKMLALYLMNELSTPEKIGFFFDVTQAKNGVPIVSQLAKYFFLLNSHKSIPADLQQFEQCVRIADALYNYTKKDDELIEECLNFWFCTFIRLYTSGATFTNVYGWSAAIEYIVRGEQRNKMTQAELGDVYNVSVATVRKYVQAVKRTHM
- a CDS encoding DapH/DapD/GlmU-related protein translates to MRRTTRYPVSGENSLWNVYKTVSFWKVMKNFIIIQIARYTPFLSVKNWLYRTFLRMEVGKKTSFALMVMPDIMFPEKITVGDNSIIGYNTTLLAHEYLIREYRLGEIVIGNEVMIGANTTVLPGVTIGDGAIVSAGTLVHKDVPGGAFVGGNPMRIIYTKEEMATREG
- the ppaX gene encoding pyrophosphatase PpaX codes for the protein MKINTVLFDLDGTLINTNELIISSFLHTLNHYYSNQYKREDVLPFIGPSLHDTFSKIDASKVEEMITCYRQFNHEHHDELVEEYETVYETVQELKKQGYKIGIVTTKARQTVEMGLKLSKLDQFFDVVVTIDDVEHVKPHPEPLQKALKLLDAKPEETLMVGDNHHDIVGGQNAGTKTVAVSWTLKGRAYLEAYKPDYVLDKMSDLLPILSRING